The following proteins are encoded in a genomic region of Fusarium oxysporum f. sp. lycopersici 4287 chromosome 1, whole genome shotgun sequence:
- a CDS encoding nucleolin, which translates to MAKTKTKESKAKVAEPLSTVKAGGITKPSKSSKSKSKELAKAAAKKVTKEKDTKKSKKKAEPESSSESESESESEASDSDSDSSSSEEEKKVTKKTGTKAKAAESSSESESDSGSDSDSDSESEEEKPKAKATKVNGTAKAAAPAKKAESSDSSDSESGSGSDSGSDSDDESEEEKPKAKAAEKADSSDDSDSDDSEDDSDDSDSSDSDEEAGAKIEKTEEAPSKKRKAEDDGDADAKKTKTDEPTTLFAGSLSWSIDDNALYEAFKHIEGLANARVMTEKGTGRSRGFGYVDFNDAASCTKAYETMQGVELEGRAINLDYANARPADANPQSRAADRAQRHGDTVSPESDTLFVGNLPFDVDQDTVREFFSEVAEVASVRLPTDPDSGNLKGFGYVSFNSVEDAKQVFEAKNGAPIGNGRMSRSVRLDYASSRPQQGGGGGFGGGRGGGRGGGRGGFGGRGGGRGGGGGRGRGGGRGGSFGTGANRTPTTFSGSKISFD; encoded by the exons ATGGCtaagacaaagacaaaggagagcaaggccaaggtcgCTGAGCCTCTCAGCACCGTCAAGGCCGGAGGCATCACCAAGCCTTCCAAGTcctccaagtccaagtccaaggagcTTGCTAAGGCTGCCGCCAAGAAGGtcaccaaggagaaggacaccaagaagagcaagaagaaggccgagcCCGAGTCTTCTTCCgagtctgagtctgagaGCGAGTCTGAGGCTTCCGACTCCGATTCcgactcttcttcctctgaggaggagaagaaggtcacTAAGAAGACCggcaccaaggccaaggctgctgagtcTTCATCTGAATCTGAGTCCGACTCCGGCTCAGACTCCGACTCCGATAGCGAgtctgaggaggagaagcccaaggctAAGGCTACCAAGGTCAACGGTACTGCTAAGGCTGCCGCTCccgccaagaaggctgagtCTTCTGACTCATCCGACTCTGAGTCTGGCTCCGGCTCTGACTCCGGCTCTGACTCCGATGacgagagcgaggaggagaagcccaaggccaaggctgccgagAAG GCCGATTCTTCTGACGACTCCGACTCCGACGATTCTGAGGATGACTCCGATGACAGTGACAGCAGCGACTCTGATGAGGAGGCCGGCGCCAAAATTGAGAAGACCGAGGAGGCTCCTtccaagaagcgcaaggctgaggatgatggcgatgcggatgccaagaagacaaagactgACGAGCCCACTACCCTCTTCGCCGGCAGCCTAAGCTGGTCCATCGACGACAATGCCCTTTACGAGGCTTTCAAGCATATTGAGGGTCTTGCCAACGCCCGTGTCATGACTGAGAAGGGTACTGGTCGCAGCCGTGGCTTCGGTTATGTCGACTTCAACGATGCTGCCTCTTGCACCAAGGCCTACGAGACCATGCAGGGTGTTGAACTCGAGGGCCGtgccatcaacctcgacTATGCCAACGCTCGTCCTGCTGATGCCAACCCCCAGTCTCGCGCTGCCGATCGTGCCCAGCGTCATGGTGACACGGTCAGCCCTGAGAGCGATACCCTCTTCGTCGGTAACCTTCCTTTCGATGTCGACCAGGACACCGTCCGTGAGTTCTTCAGCGAGGTCGCTGAAGTTGCCAGCGTTCGCCTCCCTACCGATCC TGATAGCGGTAACCTCAAGGGCTTCGGTTATGTCAGCTTCAACTCGGTTGAGGATGCCAAGCAGGTCTTCGAGGCCAAGAATGGTGCCCCTATTGGCAACGGACGTATGTCCCGCAGCGTCCGCCTGGACTATGCCAGCAGCAGGCCTCAACAGGGCGGTGGCGGcggctttggtggtggtcGTGGAGGTGGTCGCGGTGGCGGCCGTGGTGGCTTCGGAGGCCGTGGAGGTGGTcgcggtggtggtggtggtcgTGGCCGCGGTGGTGGTCGCGGTGGTAGCTTCGGCACTGGTGCTAACCGCACTCCCACCACTTTCTCTGGCTCCAAGATTTCTTTCGATTAA
- a CDS encoding nucleolin: protein MAKTKTKESKAKVAEPLSTVKAGGITKPSKSSKSKSKELAKAAAKKVTKEKDTKKSKKKAEPESSSESESESESEASDSDSDSSSSEEEKKVTKKTGTKAKAAESSSESESDSGSDSDSDSESEEEKPKAKATKVNGTAKAAAPAKKAESSDSSDSESGSGSDSGSDSDDESEEEKPKAKAAEKKADSSDDSDSDDSEDDSDDSDSSDSDEEAGAKIEKTEEAPSKKRKAEDDGDADAKKTKTDEPTTLFAGSLSWSIDDNALYEAFKHIEGLANARVMTEKGTGRSRGFGYVDFNDAASCTKAYETMQGVELEGRAINLDYANARPADANPQSRAADRAQRHGDTVSPESDTLFVGNLPFDVDQDTVREFFSEVAEVASVRLPTDPDSGNLKGFGYVSFNSVEDAKQVFEAKNGAPIGNGRMSRSVRLDYASSRPQQGGGGGFGGGRGGGRGGGRGGFGGRGGGRGGGGGRGRGGGRGGSFGTGANRTPTTFSGSKISFD, encoded by the exons ATGGCtaagacaaagacaaaggagagcaaggccaaggtcgCTGAGCCTCTCAGCACCGTCAAGGCCGGAGGCATCACCAAGCCTTCCAAGTcctccaagtccaagtccaaggagcTTGCTAAGGCTGCCGCCAAGAAGGtcaccaaggagaaggacaccaagaagagcaagaagaaggccgagcCCGAGTCTTCTTCCgagtctgagtctgagaGCGAGTCTGAGGCTTCCGACTCCGATTCcgactcttcttcctctgaggaggagaagaaggtcacTAAGAAGACCggcaccaaggccaaggctgctgagtcTTCATCTGAATCTGAGTCCGACTCCGGCTCAGACTCCGACTCCGATAGCGAgtctgaggaggagaagcccaaggctAAGGCTACCAAGGTCAACGGTACTGCTAAGGCTGCCGCTCccgccaagaaggctgagtCTTCTGACTCATCCGACTCTGAGTCTGGCTCCGGCTCTGACTCCGGCTCTGACTCCGATGacgagagcgaggaggagaagcccaaggccaaggctgccgagAAG AAGGCCGATTCTTCTGACGACTCCGACTCCGACGATTCTGAGGATGACTCCGATGACAGTGACAGCAGCGACTCTGATGAGGAGGCCGGCGCCAAAATTGAGAAGACCGAGGAGGCTCCTtccaagaagcgcaaggctgaggatgatggcgatgcggatgccaagaagacaaagactgACGAGCCCACTACCCTCTTCGCCGGCAGCCTAAGCTGGTCCATCGACGACAATGCCCTTTACGAGGCTTTCAAGCATATTGAGGGTCTTGCCAACGCCCGTGTCATGACTGAGAAGGGTACTGGTCGCAGCCGTGGCTTCGGTTATGTCGACTTCAACGATGCTGCCTCTTGCACCAAGGCCTACGAGACCATGCAGGGTGTTGAACTCGAGGGCCGtgccatcaacctcgacTATGCCAACGCTCGTCCTGCTGATGCCAACCCCCAGTCTCGCGCTGCCGATCGTGCCCAGCGTCATGGTGACACGGTCAGCCCTGAGAGCGATACCCTCTTCGTCGGTAACCTTCCTTTCGATGTCGACCAGGACACCGTCCGTGAGTTCTTCAGCGAGGTCGCTGAAGTTGCCAGCGTTCGCCTCCCTACCGATCC TGATAGCGGTAACCTCAAGGGCTTCGGTTATGTCAGCTTCAACTCGGTTGAGGATGCCAAGCAGGTCTTCGAGGCCAAGAATGGTGCCCCTATTGGCAACGGACGTATGTCCCGCAGCGTCCGCCTGGACTATGCCAGCAGCAGGCCTCAACAGGGCGGTGGCGGcggctttggtggtggtcGTGGAGGTGGTCGCGGTGGCGGCCGTGGTGGCTTCGGAGGCCGTGGAGGTGGTcgcggtggtggtggtggtcgTGGCCGCGGTGGTGGTCGCGGTGGTAGCTTCGGCACTGGTGCTAACCGCACTCCCACCACTTTCTCTGGCTCCAAGATTTCTTTCGATTAA
- a CDS encoding transcription initiation factor TFIID subunit 7, which yields MSTPTPKDGQPPAKPRLKINVSRSSSFIADANATPSVSAPAGPAAPTPTPTEGSRKVKLKIGKSQPSTPAEQPPVKTKAGRQPKPTQKLVESKKRAHDELDDELGSAHPTTKIKLKPTKSGLTPTVVVKPKGRAPVHPPGDGYDSEASDREKDPSIEEQFVLRMLPGEHCDYVRWCMENGKMGIPRSQGGADIQLKFFEEDSRRAVVSVKGQPFAAVMVDLPTVTEAMKTWDRKSFLKSADICQMLLVYQKVSTEAEARQTPLPSMIDQHFKWPHGLTPPMHDCVNRRFAKTISRKEIEDKEAEVERLLTEDAKAGSTRWEWVDESKDDDEEGGDEDAEGDMDDDDEGMDYFQSQDVFGDGDDDLAADLEAAFGEMGDETPATGMDAPTPMTTTQANTPAPLQDSIESDESEEVSDDDDDDDDEDLDEDARAQRDEEKGVKSFINDLKNQLASKQEELARNTNKLLRTRIEQTIKQLRAEIELKNSSIGIETDD from the coding sequence ATGTCGACACCGACCCCAAAAGATGGCCAACCACCCGCAAAACCTCGTCTAAAGATTAACGTCAGCCGGTCTTCCTCTTTCATCGCTGATGCGAATGCGACACCTTCAGTCTCGGCCCCGGCTGGCCCAGCTGCTCCGACTCCAACTCCGACGGAAGGTAGCCGCAAAgtgaagctcaagatcggAAAGTCGCAACCCTCAACGCCTGCGGAACAACCACCAGTGAAGACGAAAGCTGGCCGACAACCTAAGCCCACACAGAAACTCGTTGAGAGCAAGAAGCGCGCACACGATGAACTGGATGATGAGCTAGGTTCGGCGCATCCAACAAcaaaaataaaacttaagCCAACGAAATCAGGGCTCACTCCAACGGTCGTGGTGAAGCCAAAGGGACGCGCACCAGTACATCCGCCAGGAGATGGTTATGACTCAGAGGCGAGTGATCGGGAGAAGGATCCATCGATAGAGGAACAATTTGTCCTGAGGATGCTACCAGGAGAGCACTGTGACTATGTGCGCTGGTGCATGgagaatggcaagatggGCATTCCTCGGAGCCAGGGAGGAGCAGACATTCAACTCAAATTCTTTGAAGAGGATTCTCGAAGGGCGGTCGTGTCAGTCAAAGGTCAACCGTTTGCCGCTGTTATGGTGGACCTGCCTACAGTTACAGAAGCGATGAAGACATGGGATCGCAAATCATTTCTCAAGTCTGCAGACATCTGCCAAATGCTTCTGGTTTACCAGAAAGTTTCCACCGAAGCTGAAGCAAGACAAACACCTCTACCAAGCATGATCGACCAACACTTCAAATGGCCACACGGCCTAACACCGCCCATGCACGATTGTGTGAACCGGCGATTCGCCAAGACCATTAGTCgaaaggagattgaggataAAGAAGCAGAAGTCGAACGCCTGCTCACCGAGGATGCTAAAGCCGGCTCTACGCGCTGGGAATGGGTCGACGAGAGCaaagacgacgacgaggaagGCGGAGATGAGGATGCCGAAGGCGATatggatgatgacgatgagggtATGGACTACTTCCAGAGCCAAGATGTATTCGGAGATGGCGACGATGACCTTGCAGCCGATCTGGAGGCCGCTTTCGGGGAAATGGGCGATGAAACTCCCGCTACCGGTATGGATGCTCCAACGCCAATGACGACCACACAGGCCAATACCCCCGCGCCACTCCAAGATAGCATTGAGTCGGATGAGTCCGAGGAAGTttcggatgatgatgacgacgacgacgatgaggaccTGGACGAGGATGCTCGAGCCCAGCGCGACGAGGAAAAGGGTGTCAAGTCTTTCATCAACGACCTGAAGAACCAGCTTGCCAGCAAGCAAGAAGAACTGGCCCGTAATACAAACAAGCTCCTCCGGACTCGTATTGAGCAGACCATCAAGCAGCTCAGGGCAGAGATTGAACTCAAGAACTCGTCTATCGGTATCGAGACAGATGACTGA
- a CDS encoding NADH dehydrogenase, with protein sequence MPTPESEQFKAQKPTVPPTFNGVDYDDTKAFKAAEDALIREQWVGAMMTRLVGEELNKCYVREGVNHLENCGHLRERYLQLLKTNKIKGTKFLQQNYVDQKDQELDLAAGVHTSDKIAKLNHGRFSS encoded by the exons ATGCCTACTCCCGAGTCCGAGCAGTTTAAGGCTCAGAAGCCCACCGTTCCTCCTACCTTCAATGGCGTCGATTACGATGATACTAAAGCCTTCAAGGCTGCCGAGGATGCCCTCATCCGAGAGCAATGGGTTGGAGCTATGATGACCCGTCTTGTTGGAGAGGAGCTCAACAAGTGCTACGTTCGAGAGGGTGTCAACCACCTGGAGAACTGCGGCCACCTTCGAG AGAGATACTTGCAATTGTTGAAGACgaacaagatcaagggcACCAAGTTCCTGCAACAAAACTATGTTGACCAGAAGGATCAAGAGCTTGATCTCGCTGCCGGAGTTCACACTAGCGACAAGATTGCCAAGCTCAACCACGGCCGATTCTCCTCGTAA
- a CDS encoding eburicol 14-alpha-demethylase — MGLLQELASHPLAQQYQELPLGQQIGIGFGAFIILSVVLNVLNQLLFKNRNEPPLVFHWFPFVGSTITYGMDPPKFFKENRAKHGDVFTFVLLGKKTTVAVGPTGNDFILNGKLKDVSAEEIYTVLTTPVFGKDVVYDCPNAKLMEQKKFMKIALTTEAFRSYVPIISAEVRDYFKKSPDFKGKSGIVDIPKKMAEITIFTASHALQGSVIRNKFDESLAALYHDLDMGFTPINFMLHWAPLPWNRKRDHAQRTVAKIYMDTIKERRAKDNDDTEHDMMKHLMNSTYKNGTPVPDHEVAHMMIALLMAGQHSSSSTSSWIMLRLAQYPHIMEELYQEQVRELGADLPPLTYDNLAKLPLNQAIIKETLRLHAPIHSIMRAVKSPMPVPGTKYTIPTSHTLLAAPGVSATDSAYFPNPDEWDPHRWEVDSPNFPRMATRGDDEEKIDYGYGLVSKGSASPYLPFGAGRHRCIGEHFANAQLQTIVAEVVREFKFRNVDGGNTLIDTDYASLFSRPLEPANIHWERRQQ, encoded by the exons ATGGGTCTCCTCCAAGAACTTGCGAGCCACCCGCTCGCACAACAATATCAGGAGCTCCCCCTGGGCCAGCAGATTGGAATTGGCTTCGGAGCATTCATAATTCTCTCTGTCGTTCTGAATGTGCTCAACCAGCTACTCTTCAAGAACCGCAATGAACCTCCCCTAGTCTTCCACTGGTTCCCTTTCGTTGGAAGCACTATCACATACGGAATGGACCCCCCTAAGTTCTTCAAGGAGAACCGCGCCAAG CATGGTGATGTTTTCACCTTTGTCCTCCTTGGAAAGAAAACCACTGTCGCTGTTGGCCCCACTGGAAAcgacttcatcctcaacgGAAAGCTCAAGGATGTCTCTGCCGAGGAGATTTACACTGTTCTCACTACTCCTGTCTTTGGCAAGGATGTCGTGTACGATTGCCCTAATGCCAAACTCATggagcagaagaag TTCATGAAAATCGCCCTCACGACCGAAGCCTTCCGATCATACGTGCCTATTATCTCCGCCGAGGTTCGCGATTACTTCAAGAAGAGCCCTGATTTCAAGGGCAAGTCCGGTATTGTCGATATTCCCAAGAAAATGGCCGAGATCACTATCTTCACTGCTTCGCATGCCCTTCAGGGCAGCGTCATTCGTAACAAGTTTGACGAGTCTCTGGCCGCTCTCTACCACGATCTCGACATGGGTTTCACTCCCATCAACTTCATGCTTCACTGGGCTCCTCTCCCCTGGAACCGCAAGCGTGACCACGCCCAGCGCACTGTTGCCAAGATCTATATGGACACCATTAAGGAGCGACGCGCTAAGGACAACGATGACACCGAGCACGATATGATGAAGCATCTCATGAACTCTACTTACAAGAACGGCACCCCTGTCCCTGATCATGAGGTCGCCCACATGATGATTGCTCTCCTCATGGCTGGCCAgcactcttcttcttctaccAGCTCTTGGATCATGCTCCGTCTCGCTCAGTACCCTCACATCATGGAGGAGCTGTACCAAGAGCAGGTCAGAGAACTCGGTGCTGATTTGCCTCCCCTGACTTACGACAACCTTGCCAAGCTGCCCCTCAACCAGGCCATTATCAAGGAGACTCTCCGCCTTCACGCCCCTATCCACTCTATCATGCGCGCCGTCAAGTCTCCCATGCCTGTCCCTGGAACCAAGTACACCATCCCGACCTCGCACACTCTTCTCGCCGCCCCCGGTGTCAGCGCTACTGACTCGGCCTACTTCCCCAACCCCGATGAGTGGGATCCTCACCGATGGGAGGTCGACTCTCCCAACTTCCCCAGAATGGCTACCCGTGGcgatgacgaagagaagatcgACTATGGCTACGGCCTTGTCAGCAAGGGTTCCGCCTCTCCTTATCTGCCCTTTGGtgctggtcgtcaccgatGCATTGGCGAGCACTTTGCCAACGCCCAGCTTCAGACAATTGTTGCTGAGGTTGTGCGTGAGTTCAAGTTCCGCAATGTGGATGGCGGCAACACTCTAATCGACACCGACTACGCCTCGCTTTTCTCGCGACCCTTGGAGCCCGCCAACATTCACTGGGAGAGACGCCAGCAGTAG